DNA from Variovorax sp. PBL-H6:
CTGACCGGCCGCGACCCCTACGGCACCGTCGGCCAGATGGGCGCGGAAGGTGCAATGTGGGTGGGCCAGGCGCCCTTCACGGACGAGAAGCACATCTTCGCCAACATGGGCGACGGCACCTACTTTCACTCCGGCTTCCTCGCGATCCGGCAGGCGGTGTCCGCGCATGTGCCGATCACCTACAAGCTGCTGGTCAACGGCTACGTGTCGATGACGGGCGGCCAGCCGATCGACGGCGAGCTCAGCACCGTGCAGATGGTCAACGAGCTCGTCGCGGAAGGCGTGAAGCGCATCGTTGTCGTGGCCGACGATCCGTCACGCTACGACGCGCCCTCGATGCAGCTGCCAGCCGGCGTGCCGGTCCGCCACCGCCGGGACCTGGACGCCGTGCAGCGCGAGCTGCGCGAGTATCCCGATGTGTCGGTGCTGTTGTACGACCAGGTCTGCGCAACCGAGCGCCGGCGGCTGCGCAAGCGCGGCCGCCATGCCGACCCGGACACGCGCACCTTCATCAATGCCGCCGTGTGCGAGGGCTGCGGCGATTGCAGCGAGAAGAGCGGCTGCCTCTCCGTCGAGCCGCTTGAAACCGAGTTTGGCCGCAAGCGCCGCATCAACCAGTCCACCTGCAACAAGGACTATTCCTGCGTCGAAGGCTTCTGCCCCAGCTTCGTGACCGTCCGCGGCGGCAGCCTGCGCAAGCGCGCTGCGCCGAAGGGCGGCGATGGCAGCTTCGGATCGTTGCCGGAGCCCACCCTGCCCGCGATCGACGACGGCTACGCGATCCTGATCACCGGCATCGGCGGCACGGGCGTCATCACGCTCGGCGCCATAGTGGCCATGGCCGCGCACATCGACGGCCATGCGGCCAGCGCGCTCGACATGACCGGCCTCGCCCAGAAGTACGGTGCCGTGATGTCGCATGTGCGCATTGCACCCGACGCCACCCGTATCAAGACCGCTCGCCTCGCAAGCGGCGAGGCCGACCTCGTCGTCGGATGCGACCTCATCGTGAGCGCGAGCCCTGATGCGGTCACGAAGATGGTGCCGGGCCGCACGCGGGTCGCCGTCAACACGGAGGTGTCGCCAACCAGCGCCTTTGCGCGCAACCCCGACTGGAAAGTCGTGCCCGAGGAGCTCGTCGAGCGCATCGCGCATGCCACCGGCTCCCAGACCGACGGCCTGCCCGCCACGCGCCTTGCGACGGCGCTGATGGGCGATGCCATCGCCGCCAACATGATCCTGCTCGGCTACGCCTGGCAGCGCGGCTGGCTGCCGGTGAGCCTGGACGCGCTGGAGCGCGCCATCGTGCTCAACGGCGTCAGCGTGGAGTCGAGCCAGAAGAGCTTCCTCTGGGGCCGGCGCGCGGCCGTCGACCTGCCGGCGGTCGAATCGCAGGCCCGCCCGAGCAGCGTGGTGAACTTCGTGCCTTCCCGCACACGCAAGACGCCGGAGCTGATCGCACACCGGGAGGGCGAGCTCGTCAAGTACCAGAACCGCGCCTATGCGGCCCGCTACCGCGCGCTGGTCGACCGCGTCGCGCAGGCCGGGCAACCCCTGGAAGGCAGCGAGCGTCTCACTCGCGCCGTCGCCCGCTACTACTACAAGCTCCTGGCGTACAAGGACGAGTTCGAGGTGGCGCGCCTGTACGCCTCGCCCGAGTTCCGCGAATCGCTCGACGCCGCGTTCGAAGGCGACTTCCGCCTGCACTTCAACATCGGAGCCTGGCCTTTCGCGACCCGCGATCCGAACACCGGCTTGCCGCGCAAACGCGAACTGGGTCCCTGGGCCTTGACCGCGATGGGTTGGCTGGCGCGCCTGCGCGGCCTGCGCAACACGCCGTTCGATCCCTTCCGCCGCAACGACGAGCGCCGCTATGCGCTGCGCGACATCGCCAGCTATGAAGCGGACATCGAGCGCCTGCTCCAAGGGCTCGATGCCGGGCGCCTGGAGACGGCGGTCGCGATCGCCGAACTGCCGGAGCACATCCGCGGCTACGGCCATGTGCGCGAGCGCCACGCGGATGCAGCGCAGCAGCGCAAGGAGGCGCTCTGGCAACAGTGGCAGGCGCAGCGCCTGCCGAAGGTGGCCTGAAGCGCCCGCGCAACCCTTTCCCCCTGCAATCAACGGAGACACCAGTGGCTCAATTCGATCTCGATTCCGCCGTGCAACGCGTGACGGACTACACGCTCGCCCATCCCTACGAACGCGACGTCTGGGAAAAGTCGCCCGCCATCACGGGCATCCTGATGTGGAACGACGAAGCCGCGGTGGCGCAGGCGCGGCAGTGGGTCGACCGCATGGTCGACGTCCAGTCCTCGCGAGGCTACCTGGGCTATGACGAGCGCATCGAGCTGGCCAACGGCCATGCCGCCGTCTTCACGCCGACCGCAGCGCTCTCCACCGCGCTCGCCTTCAACGTTCTCGCCTACTACGAACGCGACGGCGACGCCCGCCTGCTGCAGGCAGCCAAGCGCCAGGCGCAGGCCCTGCTCGCCGGTCCCCGCACGCGCAACGGCGGGTTCTGGGTGCGCAAGGAAGGACCGGAACTGTGGATCGACTTCATCTACATGATGTGCCCGTTCCTCGCCCGCCTCGGCCGTATCGAGCAGAACCCGGCGCTGATCGACGAGGCGCTCAAACAGATCGACGTCTACGTCCGCCATCTGGTCGATCCCGAACTGCACCTGGCTCGTCATGCCTGGCGCGAGACGCCCGACAGCTACCTGCAATCGACGTTCTGGTGCCGCGGCAACGGGTGGCTGACCTGCTGTCTCGTCGACACCATCGAGCAGATCGGCACGGACCACGCCGGCGCGGCACGGCTGAAGGACCTGGGCCGGCGAGTCTTCGAGGCCATTGCCGCGCACCAGGACCGCTGCGGCTTCTTCCACAACATCCTCGACGACGAGAACGCGAAATTCGAGGCCTCGGGCACCGTCATGTTCGCCTACAGCGCCGCCAAGGCGGTGAACCAGGGCTGGCTCGACGCCGGCTACATCGAGAAGGCCGAGCGCGCGCTGCGCATCGTCGCAGGCTCGATCGAAGCCGACGGCGCGATCCCTGGCGTGCAGGTCCCGCCCGGCGGACCTGGCGTGCCCTTCGCGACCACGCTCTACGGCCAGGGCTTTTTCATCCAGGCGGCCGCCGAGCTGCGCCACCGCCTGCGCTGACCGGGCCAGGCGCGCACCTTCCGCTCAAGGAGAAGACATGGTTCTCGAAATCCTGTTCAACGGCATCTTTCTCGGTGCCATCTATGCGCTATTCGCGGTGCCGATGAGCGTCATCTGGGTCACCACGGACGTGATCGACGTGTCGATCGGCGCCTACGCGGTCGTCGCGGGGGTGGTCGTCGCGGCGCTCGGCCTGCCGTGGGGGCCGGTCGTCGGCCTGGCAGCTGCAATGGGGCTCGGCTGCGTGACCGGCTCCGTCTTTCTCGGCTTCCACGCGCTGCGGCTCATGAAGGACGCGATGCCGATCGTGCTCGCCACGTTCGCCTTCATGCTGCTGGTGGAGTCTGCGATCCTCGTGGTGGTCGGCACGGACAACCAGTTCGTCGACCGCATGAGTGGACACCTGCAATTCGGCGGCGCGGTGCTGAGCGTGCAGGGCATGTTCAACCTGGCGCTGAGCGCGGTGCTGATGCTGGCCCTCAGCGTGCTGCTGAAGAAGTCGCCGGCGGGGCTGCGCATGCGAGCGTGCGCGATCTCGTCCAAGGGCGCATCGCTCGTGGGCATTCCCGTCAAGCGCACGCAATTCCTCACCTTCGTGCTGTGCGCGGGCATCGCAGGCATCGGCGGCGTCCTCGCGGCGATGTCGATCGGCATGACCTATGCGAGTGCTTTCACGTTCACGACGATCGCTTTCAGCAGCACCGTCGTGCTCGGCAAGCGCGGCCCGTTGCCCGCCTTCTTCGGCGGCCTCTTCGTGGGCCTGGCCGAGTCGCTGAGCCAGACCTACCTGCCCAGCGGCTGGGCCCATGCAGTGCCGGCTGCCCTGATCATCGTGATCCTGGCATCGGGACGCCTGCCCAGTGCGGCCTTCTCCGGAGCACGGCCATGACCCAGAGCACCACCTTTGCCCGCAAGTGGGGCAGCACGGCCGGCGTGCTCGTCGTTTGCTTCTTCGTCGCGACGGTCTTCGGGCAGTTCCGCGGATCGGTCTACACCACGTCCACCACGATCGGCATCTATGCGCTGCTCGCACTGCCGCTCGGCCTGCTGTACGGACAGGGCGGCACCGTATCGCTGGCGCAGGGCGCGTTCGCGGCCATCGGCGGCTACACCACCGCGATCCTGAGCACGCGCTACGGCGTGCCGCCGATGGTGTCGCTGCTGCCCGCCGTGCTCCTGCCTGCGCTGATCGCTTTCGTCATCTCCAAGCCGATCCTGCGATTGCCGGAGCTCTCGCTGGCACTGGTGACGCTGTCGATCGGCACCGTGGTCGAGGTCGCGCTGCAGCGCGGGGGCGATTTCACCGGCAGCTTCATCGGCATCAACGGCATTCCCACGCTGCCCTTCATCGGCAACTCGCGCATCGGTTCGCATTTCGCCGTGTGGGCGCTGGTGCTGCTGCTGGTCATCGGCTACGTGAACTACATGTCGAGCCTGCGCGGCCGCGCGCTGAATGCGATCCGCACGGACCACCTGCTCGCGCAGGCCATGGGGGTGAGCGTGCCCTTCGACCTCGCCATGATGTTCTCGCTCACCGCCGGAGTCGCCGGCCTGGGCGGATGGTTCTACGCACACACGCTGGGCTATGTGGCGCCGGATTCGCTGGCCATCGCGCTGTCGGCCAACGTGCTGTTCATGGTCGTCCTGGGCGGGCGCAAGTCGGTTCTCGGACCGATCGTCGGCGCGGTGTTCTTCACGCTCGCCAGCGACCTGCTGCCGGGCACCGAGAGCCAGGGCATATTCTTCGGCACCCTGCTGATCCTGGTGCTTCTGTTCTCGCCCGACGGGCTCCTGAGCCTGCGACCTCTCACATGGCTGCGCAGGCGCGGCGCCTCGCCGGTAGCGCGGCCACCGGGGTCCGCACCCGACAACACGGCGCGCTCGACGCCTTCCGCGGGGGTGCTGCGATGAGCCTGGATGCCCACGACATCAGCGTCGCCTTCGGCGGTCTGAAGGTCCTCACCAAAGTCAGCGTGAAGGTCGAGCGCGGCTCCATCACCGGCCTCGTCGGACCGAATGGCGCGGGCAAGACCACGCTTTTCAACTGCCTGACCGGCGTCGTGGTGCCGCAGGAGGGCACGGTCGAGATCGAGGGCCAGGACATCTCCTCGCTGCCGCTCGACCGCCGCATCCAGCTCGGCATCTCCCGCACCTTCCAGACGCCGCGGCTGGACCTGGATGCGAGCGTGCTCGACGCCGTGATGCTCGGCTTCTACTCGCGCAACAAGCCGTCGCTGGCCGGCAGCTTCTTCTCGACGGCGGCGCGCCGCCGGCACGAGGGTGGCCTGCGCGAGCAGGCCGAGGCGCTGATCGCGCAATTCGAACTGACCACTGATCCGCACCAGCGCTCCGGCGCGCTCTCGCTGGGCCGGCAGCGCCTGCTCGAGGTGGCACGCGCCATTGCGAGCGAGCCGCGCTACCTGCTGCTGGACGAGCCGGCCGCCGGTATCGACGAGCACGACCGCAGGCTGCTCGCGCGCGCCATCCGCAAGGCCGCCGAACGCAAGGTCGGCGTGCTGCTCGTCGAACACAACGTCGGCTTCGTCGCCGAGCTCAGCGACCAGATGCTGGCGCTGGTGCGCGGCGAGGTCGTGGCCGGGGGGTCGCCGCAGCAGGTGGTCAACGATCCCGAAGTCGTCACCGCCTATCTCGGAGGACAGCATGTCGCAGCCTGAAACCTTTCCGACCGCGCGCGGCCTCGTTGTCGAAGGCGTCTCGGCGCGCTATGGGAATCTCATGGCCTGCCGCCCGGTCAGCCTGCAGGTCGATCCCGGGGAACTGGTCGCGCTCATCGGGCCCAACGGCGCGGGCAAGACCAGCCTCATCGGCGCGCTCAACGGGACGGTCGCCGGCAGCGGTTCCATCGCGCTGGACGGCCAGCGAATCGACGGCCTGCCCGCCTGGCGGCGCGTGGGCACCGGGTTGACCACGGTGCCCGACAACCGCGGGCTCTTCCCATCGCTCACGGTGGCGGACAACCTGCGCCTCGGCGCGCTGCTGTCCGACCGCGCACGCCGCGGCAAGGCGCTGGAAGACGCCATCGACCTCTTTCCCTTCCTGCGCACGCGCTGGAACGATGCGGCGGGCGCGCTCAGCGGCGGCCAGCAGCAGATGCTCGCCATTGCCAAGTGCATGGCATGCAGCCCGCGCGTGCTGCTGCTGGACGAGCCGACGCAAGGGCTCGCGCCGATCATCGTCGACGAACTCGCCGGAGTGCTGCGCAACCTGCGCGCGCGCGGCCTGCCCATCCTGCTGGTCGAGCAGAACCAGTATCTCGTCGAAGCGGTGGCCGACCGCTTCCTCGTGCTGGTGGGCGGCCAAATCGTCCACTCCGGCCCGCGCGCCGCGCTCGCAGACCGCGAGCGCATCGCCGGCCTCTATCTACAGCGGCAGGACGCCGCAACACTTTCCCACTGACCCACAGGAGACAACCATGGAACACCGTACTGGCAGACGCCTCACCCTGGCCGCGGCGCTCGCGCTCGGCATCTGCGGCTTGCCGCTTCACGCCGCCGCCCAGGCCAAGGACGAGCCCTTCCGGGTCGGCCTGCTGGTCGCGCTGTCGGGCCCCGCCGCGGCCTACGGCGCCGACGAGCGCGCCGCGATCGAGTCAGTGACCGAGCGCGCGAACGCCGCCGGGGGCATCAACGGACGGAAGATCGAGCTGATCGTGAAGGACACGAAGACCAACCCGACCGAAGCGGCGCGCCTGGCCAACCAGGTGATCCTCGACGACAAGGTGATCGCCATCATCGGCGCCACGACCGGCTCCGAAACGCTGGCGTTCGCGGATCTCGCGATGCGCTCCAAGGTTCCGGTGTTCCCGATGGTGGGCACGCAGTCGGTGACCGATCCAAAGGAGGCCTTCTCGAAGTGGATGTTCCGCATGTCGGTGCCGATCAGCACCGATCTGCCCGCGAGCTTCGATCGCATCCTGGCCGACAAGCGCAAGCGGCTGGCCGTGTTTTCGGAAGAGGACGCCTACGGCCAGCAGGCCTCCGCGATGATGATCGAAGTGGCCAAGAAGAGCGGGCAGGTAGAAGTGGTCGAGCACGCCTCCGCCCCCAAGGCCGCTACCGACCTTACCGCGCAAGCCACCCGGATCCGCAACGCGAAGCCCGACGCCGTGTTCCTCGCCACGTCGAGCACCGGCTCCGCGGGCGCGCTGCTGCGCAAGCTGCAGGAGGTCGGCCTCGACGTGCCGGTGTACGGCATGGCTGGCATCGTGCAAAAGCAGATCATCAAGAACGGCGGAAAGGCGGCGGAGAACCTGATCGCGCCCGCGCTGGTCAACCCGGACGAGGCTGGTCCGCTCGCCGACTTGTTCGACCTGCTCAAGAACAAGGGCGGCGTCGCGGGCTTCGGTGCGCTGCTGGGCGCCAACGCGATGGCCACCGTCGTGCAAGGGCTCAAGGCCGGCGCGACGGACGGCCCCAGCCTGCGCGACAAGGTCGAGACCATGGGTCCGATCAAGGGATACGCGGCAGCGCCGATCCGCTTCTCCGCCACCGACCACGACAGCTGGAACAAGGACACGCTGTTCTACGTGACCGTGCGAGATGGCAAGTTCAAGAACCTGGACCCCAAGTAAGGCGCTGAAGATGGCAGACGAGACCCTTCCATTGCACGGCGTGCGCATCCTCGACCTCACGCAGGTCCAGTTCGGGCCCTGCGCGACGCAGGTGCTCGGGGACTTCGGCGCGGAGATCGTCAAGATCGAGCGGCCGGGCGACGGCGACATCTCCCGCACGACGGACCCCTACATCACCGAAGCCGAGGGCCAGAGCGCTTACTTCCTCGGCCTCAACCGCAACAAGCGCGGCATGGCGCTGGACATGGGGACGCCTGCCGGGCGCGAGATCATCCGCCAGCTGCTCGAACGGGCGGACGTGCTGGTACACAACTTCCGCCCCGGCGTGGCCGAGCGCCTGGGACTGGGTTTCGACGAGCTGCACGCGCGTCATCCGCGCCTCATCTATGCGGCGGGCTCCGGCTTCGGCCCGCGTGGCCCGCTCGCCCACAAGGGCGGGCAGGACTTCCTCGCCCAATCGCTCTCCGGCATCGCGTCACGCAATCCGGACGCGCAGGGTGTACCGCAGCTCTTCCCGACTGCGCTGGGGGACTTCACGTCCGGGATGATCCTCGCGCAGGGCATCCTGATGGCGCTCTACCAGCGCGAGCGCACGGGCCTGGGCCAGCGCATCGACGTCTGCCTGCTGGACGTGCTGCTCGCGATGCAGCAACAGGAAGTCACGCAGCAGCTGCTGCGCGGCAAGCCGGTCAACTGGGTCACACAGAATCTGATCGGCATATTCCCGACCCGCGATGGTGCCGTCACCCTGGTGGGTGTGTTCCGGCCGAACCCGCTTGCCGACATCTGCCGCGCGTTCGGGATCGAGGACCTCTCCGCGCGCCCCGAGTACGCCGACAAGGCCTCATGGGGGCCGAACCGCAGCGCAATCTTCGAGCTACTGGCGCCGGCCTTCGCACGCTTCACGACGGCGGAATGCCTCGAGCGCCTGGACCGCGAGGACGTGCTGTGCGCGCCGGTGCTCACGCTGGACGAGGCGATCGCGCAGGAGCAGATCGACACCAACGGCATGATGATCGAGTTCGACCACCCGGTGCACGGCGCCGTGCGCACGGTCGGCAACCCGCTGCACATGTCTGCCGTCTGCGCCATTGCCGCACGTCCCGCACCGCTGCACGGACAGCACAACGAGGAGGTGCTTGCCGAACTTGGCTACACCGAGGCGGACATCGAAAGGCTGCGACGCGACCGCGTGATCGCCTGACCTCACCCGCTCACTGACAGACATCCAACATCCCAAGGAGACTCCATGTTCGTCGACTTCGACACCGGCCCCCGGGCCACCATCCGCGACATCAAGATCGGCGACAAGATCGCCATCGAGAAGACCATCTCGGAATCCGACGTCTATTTGTTCGCCGGCATCTGCGGCGACTTCTCGCCCAACCACATCAACGAGCGCTACATGAAGGGCTCCCGCTTCGGCACGCGCATCGCGCAGGGCGCACTCGTGGTCGGCTTCACCTCGGCCGCGGCCGCGATGTTCGGAATCAAGTACCGCGTCGACGGGGTCTCCGCCGGCTATGACCGACTGCGCTTCGTCAAGCCGGTCTTCTTCGGCGACACAATCCGCATCCACTACGAGATCGCGCGCATCGACATCGAGCGAGACCGCGCCTACGCCGCCCTGAAGGTCACCAACCAGGACGACGAGGTCGTGCTCGTGGGCGACCACGTGCTGCGCTTCGTCGCGCTCGAGATCCGGGAGGCATGAGCATGGAGGCACCGATCGTGCTTCTGGAGAAGCGTGGCCCCGTGGGCCTGATCACGCTGAATCGGCCCGATGCCCTCAACGCGCTGAGCACACGTCTCATGGACGAGCTCACCGCGCACATCCGCACCTGCGAAGCGGACGAGGCGATCGGGTGCATGGTTCTGACGGGCACCGGACGCGCCTTCGCCGCCGGCGCGGACATCAAGGAGATGGCCGACAAGGGCTACGCCGACGCGCTGCTGGAGGACTTCATCACCCGAAACTGGGAAGAGGCCACGCGCTGCCGCAAGCCGATCATCGCGGCGGTCAACGGGCTCGCGCTCGGCGGCGGCTGCGAGCTGGCGATGATGTGCGACTTCATCCTGTGCTCGGAGGCCGCGCGCTTCGGCCAGCCCGAAGTGAAGGTGGGGGTGATGCCCGGCGCGGGCGGCACCCAGCGGCTGTCGCGCTCCATCGGCAAGTCCAAGGCCATGGAGATGTGTCTCACCGGCCGCATGATGGACGCCAACGAAGCCGAGCGCTGCGGGCTGGTCAGCCGCATCGTCCCTGCCGATGGCCTGGTCGAAGAGGCGCTGCGCGTCGCGACGCAGATCGCCGAGCTCTCGCGGCCGATCATCTACATGACCAAGGAAGCGTTGAACCGGTCGTTCGAGGTGCCGCTGGCCGAGGGCGTGCGCTTCGAGCGGCGCCTTGCGCACACCACGTTTGCCCTGGAGGATCACAAGGAAGGGGCCGCGGCCTTCGCTGCAAAGCGCAAGCCGGTGTACAAACACCGCTGAATCCACTCCAGCGACAAAAGGAACGATGCTCGACCTTCCCTTCGAGAAATGGACCTTGGGCGATGCACTCTCGCAGCGTGTCCTGCATTCCGGCGATGCGCCCTTCATCCGGATGGTCGGCAGCGAAGCGCTGGGCTTCCGGCAATTCCAGGACCAGGTCCTCGGCCTTGCCGAGGCGCTGCAGCGTGAGGGGGTCGGTCCGGGCGAGCGGGTCGTGATCATGGGCGGGAATTGCCTGGCCACCTTGCGCGGCTGGTTCGCGCTGAACCTGCTCGGTGCCATCGACGTGACCATCAACACCGCCTACCGCGGACGTCCGCTGGAGCACGCCCTCAACACCTCCCAGGCGCGGCTCATGCTCATCGGCACGCGCCACCTCGGCGTGCTCGCGGACAGCGAGGGACAGCTGCCGCTGCTCGCGCGGGCGCTGCACTTCGACGACGCGGCCGATGCACCCGTGCCGACGGCCGCCAGCGCCCGATTCGGCCGCATCACCCTCGCGCCGCTGCCGGCGCCCTCCCAACCCTCGGCCGGCTGGAAGGCGCCCGGCGCGCGCGCGCAGGACCTGGCATCGATCATCTTCACCTCAGGCACTTCCGGGCCCGCCAAGGGAGTGATGCTGCCGCACGCGCAGACCTACCTCGTCTCGCTCGAATCGGCGCGCCAGCTTCAGGTGCGCGAAGACGACGTCTACTACATCTTCCATCCACTCTTCCACATGTCGCCGCGCTACGTGGCGATCTACGCGGCCCTCATCGCCGGCGCCCAGGTGTGCATCGACCGCGCCTTCGACGCGGCCGAATGGCTGCAGCGCCTCCGCGCCTGCGGTGCCACGGTGTCGATCGGTCACGGACCGATGCTGGAGATGATCCACGCGACGCCCGAGCGACCCGACGACGCCGACAACCCGCTGCGCAGGCTCGCGACCTCGCCCTTCCCCCGGCATATTGCCGCTGACTTCGAACGCCGCTTCGGCATCCGCGGGCTGGAGGTGTGGGGCATGACCGAGGTCAACATCCCCCTGTGGAATTCGCTCGACGAGCCGCTGCGGCCCGGGTGCGGCCGGCTCGTCTCGGACGAGTACGAGATCGCACTCGTCGACCCCGACACCGACCTTCCCGCGCCCGAGGGAGCCGCTGGCGAGATCGTCGTGCGCGGCCGGCGGCCCTGGACGCTGATGCAGGGCTACTTCGGGATGCCCGAGGCGACCCTGAAGGCGTGGCGCAACCTGTGGTTCCACACCGGCGACCTGGCCTGGAAGGATGCCGACGGGTACTACCACTTCGTCGATCGCCTCGGCGACCGCATCCGTCGCCGCGCCGAAAATATTTCCTCTTACGAAATCGAGGTGGCCGCCATGCAGCACGCGTCCGTGCGCGAATGCGCGGCCGTGGGCGTGCCTTCCGAGTTCGCGAGCGACGACGACGTCCTGCTGGTCGTGGTCCCCGGGGCGGATTTCGACCCCCGCGCGCTGCTCGCCCACCTGGCGAGGGTGTTGCCTCACTTCATGGTGCCGCGCTACATCGACACGCTGGACGAGCTGCCGCGCACCCCGACCAACAAGGTGCGCAAGGCGGCGCTGCGCCAGCGCGGCGTCCAGGCCGCCACTTGGGACCGCAAGGCCGAAGGCGTCGACTTGCGCGTACTGGCCCGTGCGGGCCGCACTTCCTAGCGTGGGCTGCAGTCGCCGCTAGAGCGCAAGGTGGAGAAGATCTGAGGAAACAGTCGCGCGCCAGCACCGAGACGGTGGTGAGCCCGGCCTGCGCGGACTGAAGCGGCTGCTCCCGCTCCCATGCGCGGCGAGGGGCCCTGGGGCAAGATTGTCGATACGCCCGTCCTGCCGCCGAAGGGGCTCACGGCATGAGCCCTGGCCTCCTCCGGATAATCCCCGCCGATGGACCGCCTGAAGCAGCTCGAATCCTTCGTCGCGATCGCCGCCCGCGGCAGCCTCACGGCTGCCGCCAAGGCCGAGGGCGTCGCGCCCGCCATCATGGGCCGGCGCCTCGATGCGCTGGAAGAGCGTCTCGGCGTCAAGCTGCTGCTGCGCACCACGCGTCGCATCACCCTCACGCACGAGGGAAGCGCCTTCCTGGAGGACTGCCAGCGCCTGCTGGTCGAGCTCGCCAATGCCGAAGCGAGCGTGAGCGCGGGCGGCGTCAAGGCCAGCGGCCACCTGCGGGTGACAGCGCCGGCGGGTTTCGGCCGCCGCCATGTGGCGCCGCTGGTGCCCCGCTTCCACGCCCTGCACCCGGAGGTCACGATCTCGCTCAATCTCAGCGACCGCGTGATCGACGTGGCCGGCGAGAGCTTCGAGTGCGCAGTGCGCGTGGGCGACCTGCCCGACTCTTCGCTGGTCAGCGTGCGGCTGGCCGACAACCGCCGCCGCTGCGTGGCCACGCCGGAGTTCATCCGTCTGCATGGCGCGCCGAGGCATCCGAACGAGCTGGCACGCTTCGCCTGCCTGACGCTATCCAGCGACGCCTCCCAGACCCGCGGCTGGGCGTTTCGCATTCCGGCCGACGCCGGGGAGCAAGAGGTTGTTTACCTGAAGCCCAGCGGTCCACTGGACTGCTCCGATGGCCAGGTACTGCACGACTGGTGCCTGGCCGGCCACGGCATCGCCTGGCGCAGCACCTGGGAAGTGGAGGCCGAGATCGACGCCGGCCTGCTGGTGCCACTGCTCGACGAGTTCGCCGCACCGCCCAACGGCATCTATGCCGTGTTTCCCCAGCGCAAGCACCTGCCTCTGCGGGTGCGGCTGTGGCTGGACTTTCTGAAGGTCCACTATGCGCGGACCGAGTTCTGGGGCGGCACAATC
Protein-coding regions in this window:
- a CDS encoding CaiB/BaiF CoA transferase family protein, with product MADETLPLHGVRILDLTQVQFGPCATQVLGDFGAEIVKIERPGDGDISRTTDPYITEAEGQSAYFLGLNRNKRGMALDMGTPAGREIIRQLLERADVLVHNFRPGVAERLGLGFDELHARHPRLIYAAGSGFGPRGPLAHKGGQDFLAQSLSGIASRNPDAQGVPQLFPTALGDFTSGMILAQGILMALYQRERTGLGQRIDVCLLDVLLAMQQQEVTQQLLRGKPVNWVTQNLIGIFPTRDGAVTLVGVFRPNPLADICRAFGIEDLSARPEYADKASWGPNRSAIFELLAPAFARFTTAECLERLDREDVLCAPVLTLDEAIAQEQIDTNGMMIEFDHPVHGAVRTVGNPLHMSAVCAIAARPAPLHGQHNEEVLAELGYTEADIERLRRDRVIA
- a CDS encoding ABC transporter substrate-binding protein, producing MEHRTGRRLTLAAALALGICGLPLHAAAQAKDEPFRVGLLVALSGPAAAYGADERAAIESVTERANAAGGINGRKIELIVKDTKTNPTEAARLANQVILDDKVIAIIGATTGSETLAFADLAMRSKVPVFPMVGTQSVTDPKEAFSKWMFRMSVPISTDLPASFDRILADKRKRLAVFSEEDAYGQQASAMMIEVAKKSGQVEVVEHASAPKAATDLTAQATRIRNAKPDAVFLATSSTGSAGALLRKLQEVGLDVPVYGMAGIVQKQIIKNGGKAAENLIAPALVNPDEAGPLADLFDLLKNKGGVAGFGALLGANAMATVVQGLKAGATDGPSLRDKVETMGPIKGYAAAPIRFSATDHDSWNKDTLFYVTVRDGKFKNLDPK
- a CDS encoding LysR family transcriptional regulator yields the protein MDRLKQLESFVAIAARGSLTAAAKAEGVAPAIMGRRLDALEERLGVKLLLRTTRRITLTHEGSAFLEDCQRLLVELANAEASVSAGGVKASGHLRVTAPAGFGRRHVAPLVPRFHALHPEVTISLNLSDRVIDVAGESFECAVRVGDLPDSSLVSVRLADNRRRCVATPEFIRLHGAPRHPNELARFACLTLSSDASQTRGWAFRIPADAGEQEVVYLKPSGPLDCSDGQVLHDWCLAGHGIAWRSTWEVEAEIDAGLLVPLLDEFAAPPNGIYAVFPQRKHLPLRVRLWLDFLKVHYARTEFWGGTIAATATSTERTR
- a CDS encoding AMP-binding protein; its protein translation is MLDLPFEKWTLGDALSQRVLHSGDAPFIRMVGSEALGFRQFQDQVLGLAEALQREGVGPGERVVIMGGNCLATLRGWFALNLLGAIDVTINTAYRGRPLEHALNTSQARLMLIGTRHLGVLADSEGQLPLLARALHFDDAADAPVPTAASARFGRITLAPLPAPSQPSAGWKAPGARAQDLASIIFTSGTSGPAKGVMLPHAQTYLVSLESARQLQVREDDVYYIFHPLFHMSPRYVAIYAALIAGAQVCIDRAFDAAEWLQRLRACGATVSIGHGPMLEMIHATPERPDDADNPLRRLATSPFPRHIAADFERRFGIRGLEVWGMTEVNIPLWNSLDEPLRPGCGRLVSDEYEIALVDPDTDLPAPEGAAGEIVVRGRRPWTLMQGYFGMPEATLKAWRNLWFHTGDLAWKDADGYYHFVDRLGDRIRRRAENISSYEIEVAAMQHASVRECAAVGVPSEFASDDDVLLVVVPGADFDPRALLAHLARVLPHFMVPRYIDTLDELPRTPTNKVRKAALRQRGVQAATWDRKAEGVDLRVLARAGRTS
- a CDS encoding enoyl-CoA hydratase produces the protein MEAPIVLLEKRGPVGLITLNRPDALNALSTRLMDELTAHIRTCEADEAIGCMVLTGTGRAFAAGADIKEMADKGYADALLEDFITRNWEEATRCRKPIIAAVNGLALGGGCELAMMCDFILCSEAARFGQPEVKVGVMPGAGGTQRLSRSIGKSKAMEMCLTGRMMDANEAERCGLVSRIVPADGLVEEALRVATQIAELSRPIIYMTKEALNRSFEVPLAEGVRFERRLAHTTFALEDHKEGAAAFAAKRKPVYKHR
- a CDS encoding MaoC family dehydratase; translation: MFVDFDTGPRATIRDIKIGDKIAIEKTISESDVYLFAGICGDFSPNHINERYMKGSRFGTRIAQGALVVGFTSAAAAMFGIKYRVDGVSAGYDRLRFVKPVFFGDTIRIHYEIARIDIERDRAYAALKVTNQDDEVVLVGDHVLRFVALEIREA